The Bradysia coprophila strain Holo2 unplaced genomic scaffold, BU_Bcop_v1 contig_151, whole genome shotgun sequence genome contains a region encoding:
- the LOC119074622 gene encoding zinc finger protein 700-like, giving the protein MQTFESESRILFKNQMANLQIKIEPTSYDFPPRSGDLSQIHDESSTSGDDFSVAFSQWPTESSTDNDDSFRMVDLFWPILSKNVIDDKCCVCTKQNCDSRRHSTKSQWIYPTCENCGIEMNDLVELIINRSARNVDSCEVCLIKYQPNDPDSSSHVLRHFERENVSSIDQLCADCSSASNEDETNDYLFMEKLEEVQLVDCKWCCNTVCASAIKQHQRRCYKKPERIKNPDPRPQIFDCSHCPKKYSSYKNLCNHIMSVHDPPSNQVGFQCRFCDESFTRAQRLIHEKEVHMHPVTGLYQCEYCDRQCKSASEMEYHRFKHTVPFSCDICGHRCGMKRRLEEHMLTHSNVRDHSCEICGEAFKTPHLLKRHKERRHSNVRPFQCKQCDKAYKDATDLRRHARSHGGVEKNFKCDLCEKAFFEAKLLRYHKRTHERHGRVNKINAVLMVKDLEADEDEDNVLIMDH; this is encoded by the coding sequence ATGCAAACTTTCGAATCGGAATCGAGAATtctcttcaaaaatcaaatggCAAACctacaaattaaaattgaaccgACCAGTTACGATTTCCCTCCAAGATCGGGAGATTTGTCACAGATTCACGACGAAAGCTCTACATCTGGTGACGACTTCAGTGTGGCATTTTCTCAGTGGCCAACAGAATCATCAACTGACAATGATGATAGTTTCCGGATGGTGGACCTTTTTTGGCCCATTCTTAGCAAAAACGTTATCGACGACAAGTGTTGTGTTTGTACCAAACAAAATTGCGATAGCCGACGTCACTCAACAAAGTCGCAATGGATATATCCGACCTGTGAGAATTGTGGCATTGAAATGAATGATCTGGTTGAGTTGATCATTAACCGGTCCGCACGGAATGTCGACAGTTGTGAAGTTTGTTTAATCAAATACCAACCGAATGATCCAGATAGCAGCAGTCATGTGTTGAGGCATTTCGAACGCGAAAATGTATCCTCAATTGATCAACTGTGCGCTGACTGTTCGAGTGCATCGAATGAGGATGAAACGAATGATTATTTGTTCATGGAAAAATTGGAAGAAGTTCAGCTGGTCGATTGTAAATGGTGTTGCAATACAGTTTGTGCCAGTGCGATAAAACAACATCAACGGCGGTGCTACAAGAAACCGGAGCGAATAAAGAATCCAGACCCACGTCCCCAGATATTCGACTGTTCACATTGTCCGAAAAAGTACAGCAGTTACAAGAACCTGTGCAATCACATCATGAGTGTCCACGATCCGCCTTCGAATCAAGTCGGCTTTCAGTGTAGATTCTGTGACGAGTCGTTTACGCGGGCCCAGCGATTAATTCACGAAAAAGAAGTCCACATGCATCCGGTTACCGGCCTGTATCAATGCGAGTACTGCGATCGGCAATGCAAATCAGCCTCGGAAATGGAGTACCACCGGTTCAAGCACACGGTACCGTTCAGTTGTGACATATGCGGTCATCGCTGTGGAATGAAACGGCGCTTGGAGGAACACATGCTCACGCACAGTAATGTTCGGGACCATTCGTGCGAAATATGCGGAGAAGCATTCAAAACGCCCCATTTGCTGAAGCGCCACAAAGAACGGCGTCACTCGAACGTTAGACCATTCCAATGCAAGCAGTGCGATAAGGCGTATAAAGATGCGACCGATCTGAGGCGACATGCGCGCAGTCACGGTGGCGTGGAGAAAAATTTCAAGTGCGATTTATGCGAAAAAGCTTTCTTTGAAGCTAAGCTTCTTCGGTACCACAAGCGGACGCATGAACGACATGGTCGCGTGAACAAAATCAATGCCGTGCTAATGGTGAAAGACCTTGAGGCTGATGAGGACGAAGACAATGTTTTGATAATGGACCACTGA
- the LOC119074662 gene encoding Golgi SNAP receptor complex member 1: protein MNAILRQNRLTYLDNFISYKHVTALLRKNYFLKSKQISIFTMGLLDWDSLRKQARHIENDIDVKLVAFSKVGAGSANTADTAPLLSENLFDSLSVEIVQMLDKLSGINEKMAEVPTTGTAMMHTLQRHRDILNGYRQEFNKIEANHTTRIEREELLRGSGINSSLHPSNSVLSRRDMYLKESAHAHSSNSMLNDQISIAMETKEHLLTQRQSFKRLQTRFNDLSNRFPVISSLMQRINIRKRRDSLILGGVIGICTILLLLYAFH from the exons CTTGACATATTTggataatttcatttcatataaacacGTCACAGCTTTgctaagaaaaaattattttctaaaatcgaaacaaatttcaatatttacaaTGGGCCTATTAGATTGGGATT CGCTTCGTAAACAAGCTCGTCATATAGAAAATGATATTGATGTTAAATTGGTCGCCTTCAGCAAAGTCGGAGCTGGAAGTGCAAACACAGCGGACACAGCCCCACTATtaagtgaaaatttatttgactcGCTTTCAGTCGAGATTGTTCAAATGTTAGATAAG CTATCCGGAATAAACGAAAAGATGGCAGAAGTTCCAACTACCGGTACAGCAATGATGCACACACTACAACGGCACAGAGATATCCTAAAT GGCTATAGGCAGGAATTCAACAAAATCGAAGCAAATCACACAACACGTATCGAACGAGAAGAATTGTTGCGCGGCTCTGGAATCAATTCGTCTCTGCATCCATCCAATTCGGTTTTGAGTCGCAGGGACATGTATTTGAAAGAGAGTGCCCATGCACATAGTTCGAACAGCATGTTAAACGATCAGATTAGCATCGCAATGGAAACCAAAGAGCATTTGTTGACACAGCGTCAAAGCTTCAAGCGGCTGCAGACCAGATTCAATGATTTATCAAATCGTTTCCCGGTTATATCCAG CTTAATGCAACGCATCAACATTCGAAAACGACGAGACTCGCTGATCCTGGGTGGTGTCATTGGAATATGCACaattctattacttctatACGCTTTCCATTAG